Sequence from the Candidatus Accumulibacter similis genome:
CCCCGGTACGGGCAATTGCCATGATCAGAAACAGTGCCAAGCCGGCGACCATCTCCTTTCCCCGAACCCGCATCATCGTTTTCGCACCCCCTGCCCGAACCAGTTCCACAGGGCTGCCGCGGAACGGCAGCGCGCATCCCATTGCCCACGCCGAAAGTCTCTGTTGGCGGGCCGCAGAAGCACCAGGAACTACTTCACGTTGCGTGCCGATTGCCACCCGCGGTCGGCGCGATCGCCACGACAGCGTCGCCGGCAGGTCAGGAAATGGCTGTCGCCCTCATCCAGAGGTCTCCCGCCGCAGTTGCGCCAGATGCACATCAACGGTCACCGACAGCATCGCCAGCTGGCCGACCTGCGCCCGGCGCGTGGCGCTGGCCCGGTACAGATGCGGCGTCATCGCCAGCAGATCGGCAATCGATTGGCTGTCGCGCAGATCCAGAGAGTAGCGGACGGTTTCGCCGGGCAGCGCGACAAAGCCTTCGACTGCTCCCGCGACGGCGCCTCGTCGCGGTTTGAGGCTGGGGTAGATGATCTCGCGCAACTCGCGCAGATGGTCGTCGCCGGCATCGGCCTGCAGCAGCAGGCCGCCCGGCTTGAGGACGCGCGCAAACTCGGCATGGACCGGAAAACCGAAGAGACAGAGGACGCAGTCGAGGGTGCCCGACTGCACGGGCAGATTGGCGTTGCTGGCCACCACCCATCTGGGCCGCCGGTCCTGTGTTGCCGCCGCTGCCACGGCCCAGCGCGAGATGTCGATGCCGATGAGCGCCAGACCCGGTCCATCGCTGCCGGCGGCCGCCAGCCGCCGCAGGTAGTAGCCCTCACCACAACCGGCATCGAGGCAACTGACGGCTGTCGCTGCCGGCACGTCAGCCAGAGCTGCCCGGCTCACGGCGGCCGCGATCGGGCCGTAAGCGCCGGAATTCAGGAAACGCCGCCGGGCAGCGACCATCTCCCGGCTGTCGCCGGGGTCACGCGAGCGCTTCTGCTGCACCGGCAGCAGATGAACATGGCCCTGTCGCGCAATATCGTGACTGTGTCCGACGGGACAACGCCAGGTCGAGCCCTCGCGTCGCAGCGGGGAGCCGTCCAGGGGACAGGCGAGCGCGTCGAACGGGGCGACGTTCATCTTCGCCCGCTGTGCCGCCATACCCGGCGGGGCTCGGCCGCAGCGTTGAACGGGGCGCACACTGTCGGCAGCTCAGTGCTCGCGGATGCGCAGGACCCCGCTGCGCCCCCAGCCGGCAGCGGCAAGGGCCGCCAGCACCAAGTCGAGGCGTCGGCGGTCGGTGCTGTGGGTAGTCAGCATCAGCGGCACGAGCGAGCCGCCGGCGAAATCCGGGACTTCCGGCTGCAGCACCGACGCGATGCTGATGCCCTGGCTGGCGAAGCAACCGGCCACCTGCGCCAGGGTGCCCGGCCGGTCGGCAACGGCCAGCCGCAGATAGTAGCGGGAAGCGGCCGCCTGGTGGTCCGCGAACTCGGCGACCCCGGCGAGGAAGGGATGCCCCGAAGTCGGAATCCGCGCCCGCCCCTCGCCGATGTCCAGCAAGTCGGCCAGCAGGCTCACTGACGTCGGCTCCGGACCGGCGCCCTTGCCGGCGAGAAGCTTCTCCCCGAGGCCTTTGCTTTCGCTACGGACCGCATTGCGCTCCATGCGGATCGAGGCCAGAGGATGATTCAACGGCAGCAGAACCGCTGCCACCTCGCCATCGACGTAGCCATCGGCCGGGCGGTGGACGGCAGCGACCAGCTTGATGCGGTAGCCCATGGCCTCTGCCTGGCGGACGTCCTCGAGGGCCAGGCTGGCGATGCCCGAAGTCGGCAGCCGGCGAAAGTCGACGTAGGCGCCAAAGGCAAGGGTCGCCAGGATGCCGGCCTCGCAGGCCGCATCCTGGCCCGAGACGTCGTATCCGGGGTCGGGTTCGGCAAGACCGGGCCGCTGCGCGTCGGCCAGGCATTGCTCGTACGCTGCCCGCTCCTCGCTCATCCGCATCAGCAGGTAGTTGCTCGTCCCATTGACGATTCCTTCGAGGGCCGTGATCCGGTCGCCGTGCAGGGCTTCCTGCAGCGTCCGGATGATCGGCATGCCGGTGCAGACGCTGGCTTCGAAACCCACCGGCAACCGGCGCTCCGCCGCCAGGGAAAAGATTTCCGGGCCGCGCTCGGCGAGGAGGTTCTTTTTCGCCGTGACCACAGCCTTCCCCTGCGCCAGCGCGCGGCTGACGATGCGCAGCGGCTCCTCGACGCCACCCAGCAACTCGACGACGACATCGCTCTGCGGATCGTCGGTCAGCGCGGCCGGACAGACAGTCAGCGGGACTGCAGCGGGGAGCTCCGGTCGCGGCTTGGCTGCGTCACTCACGAGGACGGTCTTCAGTCGCAGGTTGCGGGCAGGCGGCGAGGTGTGCAGAGGGAGGCCGGCACCGATGCTGCCCGCCGCCGCCACACCGACGGTGATCATGAGCTTTTCCCTTCTTCCGGCCGCGGCGGCGCGTGCCGTCCTGCCGCAGCGGTTGCCCTCGGTCCGCAGGCCTTGTTGGTGCCGTCGCCGCCGACCCGTCGGCAACGACGCCAGCGCCCCTTCATCGCTCAGGGTCAGCGTCTGCCGGCTGCTCTACCGTCAGCCCGCGCACCCCCTGGCCAGCGGTCCTTCAGTCGAGCAGCCGGGCGAAGCATTCGGGGCTGAATCCCAGCAGGAGCTGGCCGTCCACGGCGACGAGCGGGCGGCGGACCAGCGTCGGATGCGCCACCATCAGCTGCAGTGCCCGCGCCTCGTCGATCCCGGCGCGCTCGTCCTGCGACAGACGTCGCCAGGTCAGTCCGCGCGTGTTGAGCAATTCCTGCCAGCCGACACAGCGGTTCCACTCCGGCAGCCCTGCTGCCACCACCCCCGGCTGCCGGTAATCGCAGAACTCGTAGGCGACGCCATTGGCGTCGAGCCAGGCGAAGGCCTTCTTCATGGTGTCGCAATTCCGGATGCCAAAGACTGTGATCATTGCATCGAACCCTTGCCGATTTCCTCGGGTGCCGTATCATCGCATGGCCGTGCCGGCAGTCCAAGCCTCCTGCTCTCGTGCCGCTTTCGCTGCTGCCAGCGACCCATTCGATCAGCCGCGCGCTGCGCGCCGGGCAGCGAGCCGGAGGCACCGACGATCGGCCCCTGCACGAGGAGGCGGGCGCGTCGCGAGCGGTGGCAGGTGCAACCCGAGGAGCGCAGGATCATGTCCAATGCAGCATTCCGCATGCTCGGCTGGGGGCTCGAACTGGCCGGGCTGCTTCTTCTGGTGACCGGCTGCGTGCTCGCCTGGGGGCATTGGCGGCGCCACCGGGGCTGGCGGACGGCACTGGGTACGGTGGTCGATCAGGCCGTGCGCGCGCCGACGCCCGGCAACCCGTACGCTTTCCCGGTGGTCGAGTGCACGCCGACGACGGCCGCAAGCATCGCTGCGAGTCAGATACCGGCCGCTAGGCGCGACCGCTGGCGACAGGCACGCGGGTAGACGTCCGTCATGACCCGCTGCGGCCTGAGCGGGCGGTCGTCGATCGCTTCGCCGACCGCTGGTTCGCCGCCGCCGGCATCGTCGGCCTTGGTCTCATCGCCTTCATCGTCGGTCTGATGTTCGTCACGCTCAGCCCGCTGAGGCCGGTCTGTACCGGGCCGCGATCATGGCGCGACTATTCTCGCCGATGCCGTCTTCGGGCAGGAATGGTCAGCTGCAACTGGCCCAGATCCAGCACTCGGCGCGGCACGAGCGGTCACTTCCTTACCGGTAGCGTACCGCTGCCTCGGGGTAAGCGCAGATGCCTGAGCAACGCCAGCGTCGCGCGACTGGCGCAGTGGCAGACTCGCACGGGATCCGCCGATCGCATGCGAATCCGGGCGTCGCCTGCGCCAGCGAATCGGCAGCGTTCTTCCTGGCCGTTTCCTGGAAAGGCGCGGACGCCGTTCCGGGGGCGTCGGTCGGCTTGTCCAGAGGTGCCAGCACCGTCTCCATGCTTCCCGGGTCGAGCACGGCAACGTGACGGGCCGATGCCCTCGCGGCCAGTACCCCGCTGGTCCCCTGAGGTGGCTACGCGCCGCGAGTCTTCTCCGGCGCATGCAGTGGCCACCCGATGATCGGCACCCACATGCAGGCGACGACGGCGAGGCCGACCATGATGCTCACGGTCAGCACCCGCCCCGCGTGCCCGCGCTGGCCAACTGGACGACGCGCGACGGCGTCAGCCGCACCAGCGGCAAGCCGCGAAGGCTGGCCCGGGTTTTCGATTCCCGGCGTTTGCCTGCCGGGTTCGCCGCCATGCCGGACTGGCCGCGCGATGCCGTGGTGGTGCTGTTCGTGCCAGAAGTCGTGGTGGTGGTGGCCGTAATTGCCGGCGTGTCCTTGGCCGACGGGCGGCCGGCTTGGCAGACGAGACGGATCGGGTAATCGACTTGGTTGCCGTGGCAGACGGCGAGGAGGGTGGTGACGTTGCACTCGGGGTGCTCGGCAGCGACGGTGAACCGCGATCGGGGTCATCCACGACCGGCGACGACTGGCGCCTTCCAAGCATCAGTCGGAGATCGATACCGCGGCCAGCGCGAAGTGGTTCCGGGACGGGAAGAAGCTGCAACGACGGCCCGGGTTACTGGCTCCATCGGGCGCTCTACAAGGTCGCCGCGTCCGATCTGGCCTGTGTCCGCATCGGAGGCCGGAGAACGAAAGCGCGAACACGCGGGCGTACATCCGCGCCCTGGCCACTCGGTTTCGGTTGCGCCAGGTTTACGGTGTGGGTGACGTGCTGACGACCGCAACCGGCGCGTCGGCAAACATGTTCCAAGCTCCGTTCAGAAACGAGACGGATCGCGAGCCAGCTTGCAAAGCTTCTGCACAGCCGGGGCTTCAGCTTGCTGCTGAACTGGCAGCCGCCGGATGCACGACGCGATGCCGGCGAAGTCGACGTCATCGCAGGCCTCGACGGCCACCTGCTCGTCTTCGAGGTCAAGTCGGCCTATGTCAGGCGGTCAACACACGAGGGCCGGTTGCACGACCACGACGCTGCGCAAGGTGGGTCTACAGCTTGGGCGAACGGTAAACGCCTCGAAAGTGCTGCTGGGAAGGGACGCCGAACTCCGCACGGCGCTGGGTTTCGATCAGGACCCCCTGCGTGCCTGCGCCATGGAGGGATCGCGGATACATCCATCGAGTCAGATCACGAGCGCTTCAACGGTTTCCTCAAGGTGTCGCTGGAGGGGATGATCGTGGCGCTGCGCGACGACCGGAGTCTGCTGAACGATCCCGAAGGGCTGATCTTCGGGCAACCGCCCGCCGAGACCACGCGCGTTGATCGGCACGTGCGCGCAAGTCTGTACCCGGCAGGGTGCAATCCCGATGGGTTCGTTTCGGTCGTCGAGGGCAAGATGGACTGGGAGTAGCTCTGGCGCCGTGTCCCGCACTACGGAGCAAAGACTCGGTCGCCTCGCGGTGCGCACCCTGCTGCTCGGCCCGACGTCATCGCCATTGTGACGCCCTGGCAGCAGCCCACCGTTTCGTCAGGCTCCGATGCGCACCTGAAGCGGATGGACAGGGATCGTACCATCCTGGTGCAGCGGGAACACGAAGCCATTGCCGTCGATGCGGATGGCCGGGATTCCCTTGACGACGGATGCGCTCCAGCTCGATGTCGGCGACGACTCCGAGCGGTTGTCCGCCGTCACTCACCAGCGAAGCGACGAAGGTCACGAGCGGTGTCGACGCCGCGTCCTGGCAGGGCTTGGTGACGATGACGCGCGCCTCACCGGCGCTGGTTGCATCCTCGTACCGTCGCCGCGCCGTCGGATCGTATCCCGGCGGCAGCTGCTGCAGTTCGGAAATTGCCGTCCGCCGTTTGGCTGGTCGGCGCCGGTAAGGTTGAAGCGCCAGTGCCAGCCAGCAGGCTGAACTCCCTCTCGGCGTCGGCCCCAAAGATCGCCGGTTTCGCCGCGCGCACGAGCCAACGCTAGGCGGCGACCGATTCGGCGATGGCAAACGCGTAGCTGGCGGCAGCGTCCGGCGCGTCAACCCCCGACGGTGTTCTCCCGCAACCGTACCGGCTGACGAGCCAGCGTGCGCACCATCGCCAGCAGCTCCCGTCCGACGTTGCCCAGCTGTTCGCTGCTGCTTGCTTGCGGCGCGTTGAGCTGGCGCAGGTAGCGGCCGCTGCAGCGGTAGGTCGGGGCATACGCCTCGTGGGGCTCCAGCGGTCGCCAATCGGCAGCGGGCTGGCTGCTGCACGGCGGCCTGCCAGCTTCGACCGGGTCGCTCCAGGCAACCAGCGCCGGCGCGTAGACCGGCCGCTGCACGGGGTGCCCGGGCAGCCAGCCCCAGGCACCGCGAAAGCAGGCCCAGCGCCCGTAATGGAAGGGGGCGAAGGCCCAGGGTTCACGGCCGATCCAGGTCCAGCCCCACGGATCCAGCCATGCCCAGCTGCCGGAGCGGTAAGGCGCCCAGTCGGCGGGCAGGTTGCGCGGGAACCACACGGCGCCGTACGCCTGGGTCTCGTACCAGTCGCCGTGCCTGGCGAGGTCGCCTGCCCCGGTCAGTTGCGGCGACACATGGCGGAACGCATCGGTTGCCCGGGACGAGCTTTCGCAAGCGAGACTCCCGCGCGCGAACTCGTCACTGATCGCCGCCACGCTCTGGTGTTCGGCGTCGCCATCGCCATGCAGGCAAAGCGTCTTCCCGGCGGCAATGAACCACGAGCGGTCGCCGGCGGTACAGCGCAGCACTCCCTCGCTGGCGGTTGCCGCGATGCTGTCGCAGCCGACAGTGAACCGGTAGCTGCCGGCCTCGCACAATCCGACACGCAGCCCGCCACATTCGATCGCAAACTGTCTCGCCATCTCCAGCGACCTGCAGCGGGCGATCAGGCTGCCCGTCCGCAGGCGCAGGACGATCTGTTGGTCGTCGAGCCGGACAAACGCGAGAACGCTGTCGGCATCGAGTTGCAGAAGGGTGGAGCCAATCTCGACCTCGGCGCTACCGCCGGCGCCGGTTGACAGGAGATCGCCGCCCTGCAGTGGCCAGTTGCCGATCGCAGGCTCGGCCCCGCGGCCCGCGGCACGCGACAGGGAAACCGGGCCGGCGGTCCGGGCGATCCGGCCCACCCGTGCGACGGGGTCGGCGGCGGCCGGCCATACGGTCCGCAGCGACAGAAGCGGGCGGAGCAGCGAGCGACCGCAGCGCTGCCGATTGTGCGGTTGATGAAGCATGGCTCTTCCTTCCGTGTACACCGGCTGGACATCTGCCGGTGAGACAAACAACGCTCACGATGCCATTTTGGGCGACTGCCGCTGACAGTCCGTTACAAAAGTCGCACAATGCTTGCGGGAAACTGCTGCTGCCAGCTTCGCTGGCAGCAAAGGGGGCGCCGGACAGCCGGCTCCCTCCGTGCGCTGCTGTCGGCCGGACGATCGTTGTCCGCTGCCAGCAGTGGGCGCGCACCTTGCAGGAGCATGCTCATGAACAGTGCGGGCGCTGCCGCCACCGACGACCAGAGCACGGCCGTGCGGCCGCTTGTCGGCAGCGATCGGGCGTCGATTCCGCGCAGTACGCTGCCTGGCGGAGCGGTTGCCGACGTCGGGTCGGGCGCTGACCTGCGCGTCGACACCGCTCGGCGGATGCGCGCGCCGGCAGCGCCAGCGACCAGCGTCCCGGATGGCTTCGCCGACATCGGCTGGGAGTCCGGCGGGCAGGCCATCGGCCGGCTCGCCGGGCAGGTGCGAGGCGTACCGGTCGTCGTGCTGTCCGGCGCCGGCCTGAGCACGGCCAGTGGCATCCCGGCGTATCGCGACCGCCATGGGCAGTGGCAGCAGCCCACGCCGATCCAGCATCGGGACTTCCTGACGGCAGCGTCGGTGCGCCAGCGGTACTGGGCACGCAGCTTCGTCGGCTGGCCACGCATCGGGCTGGCCAGTCCGGCGGTGGGGCATCGGGTCCTGAGCGGGATGGAGCAGCGGGGGATCGTCTCCTCGGTCATCACGCAGAATGTCGATGGCCTGCATCAGAAGGCCGGTAGCCGGCGGGTGATCGAGTTGCATGGCGGCATCGACAGGGTGCTGTGTCTCGCCTGCGGACAGCATTTTGCGCGCGCCGCGGTACAGCAGTGGCTTCAGGAGGCGAACCCGGAGGCGGCATCCGCCGCCGACCGCTCCGCGCCGCACGGCGACGCCCAGGTGACCGATCCCCTCGTCAGAACGTTCCGGGTGCCCGCCTGCCCGGACTGCGGCGGCATACTGAAGCCGGACGTCGTCTTCTTTGGCGACAGCGTTCCTCGCGATCGACTCGCCGCGGCGACGCAGGCGATCGACGCGGCGCAGGCATTGCTGGTCGTCGGTTCATCGCTGATGGTCTACTCGGGGTTCCGCCTCGCCGACTACGCGCATCGGCAGGGCAGGCCGGTTCTGGCGATCAATCGCGGAGTGACGCGGGCCGACCACCTCCTCGCACTCAACATCGACGGTGACTGCGGGCTCGTACTCGAGCTGCTGGCACTCGCCATCCAGCGACGTGCTTAGCGGGCGGCGCCCGCCGACTGCGGCGCGTGGCGTTGGACGAGCGTCTGCCAGTGCGCGGCGCTGGCAGCGCCGCACAGGTTCTGCAGCAACGCGAAGGCCGCCTCGGCGTGCGCGAGCGCGCGGCAGCACGGAGCCGCGCCCAGCTCGAAACGCTCACCGCGGACGGCGAGAACGAAGGCGGCGGGTGGCGGATCGCTGCTGATGCGGGCGAGGACCGAAAGCAGCGCCGCTGGCGACAGCGCATGCGAGCCCGGTCCGACATGGCCGTTCGCCTGCACCGGTTCGAAGACGAACGGTGCCGGCGTCATGGCGCCCGCGTCGATGAACAGGGCCAGTTCGCGGCCGGCAAGATCGAGCGCGTGTTCGATCTGCCACTGGAAATCGCCGATCAGTTCATGGCGCCCGTCCAGACCGGTCGCCAGCAGCCAGGCGTGCAGTCGTTCGAGCAGCAGCGGCCCGAGCGCGTCGTCGCCACGGCTCGGGTTGCCGCAGGCGAGGACGACGACCGGGGCGCGCGTCACCATCGCTGCGGTTCCGCTTCAGGCAGCGCCGGCGGCGGACGACAGGCAGGTCGGCGCAGCGGCCTGTCGCCCGATCACCCGTCCGGACGCATCCTGCAGCTCGACCTGCAGAGGCATCCTGCCCAGCGCGTGCGTGGCGCACGACAGGCAGGGATCGAAACAGCGGATCGCCACCTCGATGTGGTTGAGCAGGCTTTCGGTCAGTTCGTGGCCGTTCAGGTAGCGCTGCGCGACCCGACGCACGGCCTCGTTCATCGGCTGGTTGTTGTGCGTCGTCGAAACGATCAGGTTGCACATCGTCACCAGATCGTCGTCGTCGACCCGGTAATGGTGAATCAGCGTGCCACGCGGCGCCTCGATGACGCCGACACCTTCGTGGTGACGTGTCCCGCTGCTCCGCAGCTCGCCGCCCGAGAGGTCGTCATCGTGCAGCAGATCCTTGATCGCTTCGGCGGCGTGCAGCATCTCGATCATCCGCGCCCAGTGGTAGGCCAGCGGCGCGTGGACAATCCGGCCGCCGCCGTGGGCGATGAACTCGCGCCGCTCGGCTTCCGCCAGTGGCGTCGCGATCACGTCGCAGTTCTGGATGCGGGCCAGCGGGCCGACCTTGTACCAGCCTTCCTGCGGTCCGATGGCGGTGAGAAACGGGAACTTCATGTAGCTCCAGGGTTTCACTTCCTCGCCGATCAGCTCGGCATAGCTGCGGCTGTGGACGGCGTCGGCGAGCAGCCGACCATCGGCGTCACGGGCCCGCAGGCGGCCCTCGTAGAAATCGAGCACACCACCGGCGCCGACGATGGAGAGCAGATTCGAGCGACAGGTTCCGAACTCGTCGTAGAGCCCCGGATCGGCGGCATGCAGCCGCTTGACGAGTTGCACGGCCTGCCGGCTCCAAGCGATGATCTGGTAGATCTCGCCCAGCAGCTCGGTACGCTCGGCGCGGCTCAGCGCGCGGTTGACGCCGCCGGGAACGGCACCGGTACCGTGCACGCGCTTGCCGGCGGTGAGGCGGATGACTTCCTGGCCGAAGCGGCGCAGCAGGACCCCTTGGCGGGCGATTTCTGGATGTGCGGCGGCGATGCCGACGATGTTGCGCCGACCGGCGTCGCTGGCGAAGCCGAAGAGCAGATCGGGCGACGAGAGGTGGAAGAAATGCAGCGCATGCGACTGCAGGATCTGTCCGGCGTGCATCAGCCGACGCAGCTTCTCGGCGGTCGGCGGCAGATCGTCGGCGCCGACGACGTGGTCAAGCGCCTTCGCCGCCGCCAGGTGATGCGACACCGGGCAGATGCCACACAGGCGCTGCACCATCACCGGCACCTCCCAGTAGGGGCGCCCCTGGATGAACTTCTCGAAGCCGCGGAACTCGACGATGTGCAACCGCGCCTGCTGCACTTGGCCGGCGTCGTCGAGCAGCAGAGTGACCTTGCCGTGCCCTTCGACGCGCGACAGCGGGTCGAGGGCAACCCGCCGCAGGCTGCCGCCGTCGGTGGGCGCGGTTTCCAGGGGGAAAGCCGTCGTCGCCATGTGCGCGTTCAATCGAAATGCAGCAGGGGATGCCCGAGGCGCGGCGTGCGGCCATCGAGCAGGTCGGTCAGGAACTTCCAGATGGCATCGCCGGACGGCGGGCAACCGGGGATGAAATAGTCGATACGGACGACTTCGTGAACCGGATGCACCTGGTTGAGTGGCAGCGGCAGTTCGGGATCGTTCGGCACCTGACCGCCAACGATTCCCGGTCCGGTCCGGTACACCTCCTGCAGGCACTGCCCGAGGTCGAGATGGTTGCGCTGCGCCGGCAGGCCACCGTTGACGGCGCAGGCGCCGAGGGCGATCAGCACCTTGCACTGCTGGCGGAACTCGCGCAGGACATGGACGTTCTCTGCGTTGCAGATGCCGCCCTCGATGAGGCCGATGTCGCAGGGGCCGCAGTGCTTGGTGTCGGTCAGCGGCGAGCGGTCGAGATCGACGCGGTCGAGCAGTTCGAACAGGCGCTCGTCGATGTCGAGCAGCGACATGTGGCAGCCGAAGCAGCCGGCCAGTGAAGTCGTGGCGAGGCGCCGCTTGCGTGGCCCGGTGGGCGGGTTCATCTCA
This genomic interval carries:
- a CDS encoding homospermidine synthase; translated protein: MVTRAPVVVLACGNPSRGDDALGPLLLERLHAWLLATGLDGRHELIGDFQWQIEHALDLAGRELALFIDAGAMTPAPFVFEPVQANGHVGPGSHALSPAALLSVLARISSDPPPAAFVLAVRGERFELGAAPCCRALAHAEAAFALLQNLCGAASAAHWQTLVQRHAPQSAGAAR
- a CDS encoding NAD-dependent protein deacetylase translates to MNSAGAAATDDQSTAVRPLVGSDRASIPRSTLPGGAVADVGSGADLRVDTARRMRAPAAPATSVPDGFADIGWESGGQAIGRLAGQVRGVPVVVLSGAGLSTASGIPAYRDRHGQWQQPTPIQHRDFLTAASVRQRYWARSFVGWPRIGLASPAVGHRVLSGMEQRGIVSSVITQNVDGLHQKAGSRRVIELHGGIDRVLCLACGQHFARAAVQQWLQEANPEAASAADRSAPHGDAQVTDPLVRTFRVPACPDCGGILKPDVVFFGDSVPRDRLAAATQAIDAAQALLVVGSSLMVYSGFRLADYAHRQGRPVLAINRGVTRADHLLALNIDGDCGLVLELLALAIQRRA
- a CDS encoding Ni/Fe hydrogenase subunit alpha, with product MATTAFPLETAPTDGGSLRRVALDPLSRVEGHGKVTLLLDDAGQVQQARLHIVEFRGFEKFIQGRPYWEVPVMVQRLCGICPVSHHLAAAKALDHVVGADDLPPTAEKLRRLMHAGQILQSHALHFFHLSSPDLLFGFASDAGRRNIVGIAAAHPEIARQGVLLRRFGQEVIRLTAGKRVHGTGAVPGGVNRALSRAERTELLGEIYQIIAWSRQAVQLVKRLHAADPGLYDEFGTCRSNLLSIVGAGGVLDFYEGRLRARDADGRLLADAVHSRSYAELIGEEVKPWSYMKFPFLTAIGPQEGWYKVGPLARIQNCDVIATPLAEAERREFIAHGGGRIVHAPLAYHWARMIEMLHAAEAIKDLLHDDDLSGGELRSSGTRHHEGVGVIEAPRGTLIHHYRVDDDDLVTMCNLIVSTTHNNQPMNEAVRRVAQRYLNGHELTESLLNHIEVAIRCFDPCLSCATHALGRMPLQVELQDASGRVIGRQAAAPTCLSSAAGAA
- a CDS encoding arsenate reductase — its product is MITVFGIRNCDTMKKAFAWLDANGVAYEFCDYRQPGVVAAGLPEWNRCVGWQELLNTRGLTWRRLSQDERAGIDEARALQLMVAHPTLVRRPLVAVDGQLLLGFSPECFARLLD
- a CDS encoding NADP oxidoreductase, coding for MNPPTGPRKRRLATTSLAGCFGCHMSLLDIDERLFELLDRVDLDRSPLTDTKHCGPCDIGLIEGGICNAENVHVLREFRQQCKVLIALGACAVNGGLPAQRNHLDLGQCLQEVYRTGPGIVGGQVPNDPELPLPLNQVHPVHEVVRIDYFIPGCPPSGDAIWKFLTDLLDGRTPRLGHPLLHFD
- a CDS encoding homoserine dehydrogenase, giving the protein MITVGVAAAGSIGAGLPLHTSPPARNLRLKTVLVSDAAKPRPELPAAVPLTVCPAALTDDPQSDVVVELLGGVEEPLRIVSRALAQGKAVVTAKKNLLAERGPEIFSLAAERRLPVGFEASVCTGMPIIRTLQEALHGDRITALEGIVNGTSNYLLMRMSEERAAYEQCLADAQRPGLAEPDPGYDVSGQDAACEAGILATLAFGAYVDFRRLPTSGIASLALEDVRQAEAMGYRIKLVAAVHRPADGYVDGEVAAVLLPLNHPLASIRMERNAVRSESKGLGEKLLAGKGAGPEPTSVSLLADLLDIGEGRARIPTSGHPFLAGVAEFADHQAAASRYYLRLAVADRPGTLAQVAGCFASQGISIASVLQPEVPDFAGGSLVPLMLTTHSTDRRRLDLVLAALAAAGWGRSGVLRIREH
- a CDS encoding methyltransferase domain-containing protein yields the protein MNVAPFDALACPLDGSPLRREGSTWRCPVGHSHDIARQGHVHLLPVQQKRSRDPGDSREMVAARRRFLNSGAYGPIAAAVSRAALADVPAATAVSCLDAGCGEGYYLRRLAAAGSDGPGLALIGIDISRWAVAAAATQDRRPRWVVASNANLPVQSGTLDCVLCLFGFPVHAEFARVLKPGGLLLQADAGDDHLRELREIIYPSLKPRRGAVAGAVEGFVALPGETVRYSLDLRDSQSIADLLAMTPHLYRASATRRAQVGQLAMLSVTVDVHLAQLRRETSG